The following are from one region of the Silene latifolia isolate original U9 population chromosome 9, ASM4854445v1, whole genome shotgun sequence genome:
- the LOC141601583 gene encoding uncharacterized protein LOC141601583 has translation MAEFLNFKQGDLSVQEYIDQFNALAHFAEPMIPNEAQGTFFFRQGLKAKIYGMVRRDTDTFARVYDEALWAEGAIKAVRLETVAESDKSSKRSFTPSTSHAYSYKKGKHENQKGFQKNVQNKYKVCYSCQKTYHPGRDCKGNPLGCYNCKEQGHKAVDCPKKDTTPVAVNVPKPKGRIFVMSRAEVEAHPNVITGMFTVSDIPTYILFDTGTSLSFISASYAKKAALVSHFAETTPISLPSGEVVSCSTVFKDVPISIAGSILPATLISLSLAEFDIILGMDWLSRYDARFQCRDQKIFLKSPCDVPVVSEYADVFPDELPGIPPQRDVEFAIDLVPGTGPIAKAPYRVAPIELQKLKK, from the exons ATGGCAGAGTTCCTGAATTTCAAGCAAGGGGATTTGTCCGTACAGGAATATATTGATCAGTTTAATGCTCTAGCCCATTTTGCTGAACCTATGATTCCTAATGAAGCACAGGGGACTTTCTTTTTCAGGCAGGGGTTAAAGGCTAAGATCTATGGTATGGTGAGAAGGGATACTGATACTTTTGCTCGTGTTTATGATGAAGCTCTTTGGGCTGAGGGTGCTATTAAGGCGGTCAGACTTGAGACGGTAGCTGAGAGTGATAAATCTTCCAAGAGGTCGTTTACTCCTTCTACTTCGCATGCCTACAGTTACAAGAAGGGCAAGCATGAGAACCAGAAGGGATTTCAGAAGAATGTTCAGAACAAATACAAAGTATGCTACAGTTGCCAGAAGACCTACCATCCTGGGAGGGACTGTAAGGGTAATCCTTTGGGATGTTATAATTGCAAAGAACAAGGTCACAAAGCTGTTGATTGTCCCAAGAAGGATACTACTCCTGTTGCTGTGAATGTCCCTAAGCCGAAGGGACGTATCTTCGTGATGAGCCGTGCTGAGGTTGAGGCACACCCAAATGTGATTACTGGTATGTTTACAGTTTCAGATATTCCTACTTATATTTTATTTGATACTGGcacatctttatcttttatatctgCATCCTATGCAAAGAAAGCTGCTCTTGTTTCCCATTTTGCTGAGACCACTCCTATATCTTTACCATCGGGCGAAGTTGTTTCATGTTCCACGGTATTCAAGGATGTTCCTATCTCTATTGCGGGATCTATCCTTCCTGCTACTCTTATTAGTTTGTCCTTAGCCGAGTTTGACATCATTCTAGGCATGGATTGGTTATCCCGTTACGATGCTAGATTTCAATGTCGAGACCAGAAGATTTTTCTTAAGAGTCCGTGTG ATGTTCCGGTTGTTAGTGAGTATGCAGATGTTTTCCCAGATGAGCTACCAGGTATACCTCCACAGAGGGACGTTGAGTTTGCTATCGATCTTGTACCAGGGACCGGACCTATTGCGAAGGCTCCTTACCGTGTGGCTCCTATCGAATTACAAAAATTGAAGAAATAG